From one Rosa rugosa chromosome 4, drRosRugo1.1, whole genome shotgun sequence genomic stretch:
- the LOC133741735 gene encoding peroxidase 41-like produces the protein MALPVLFLLLLSISFTESKLTVDYYKNTCPEFQRIVRETVTLKQSAQPTTAAGTLRVFFHDCMVEGCDASILIASNHFNVAERDAEINHSLSADAFDLVTRAKTALELTCPGIVSCADILAEAARDLVTMAGGPYYKVRLGRKDGFVSKASRVEGNLARANQTMDSIINLFAAKGFTVEEMVALTGAHTIGFSHCKEFTDRLFHYSKTTPTDPELHPKLAEGLKRTCANYTTDTTMSAFNDVITPGKFDNVYYQNLKRGLGLLSSDHALVKDPRTRPLVELYSTNQAAFFKAFARAMEKVSIHEIKTGRKGEVRHRCDAFNSISA, from the coding sequence ATGGCTCTTCCCGTACTCTTCCTTCTTTTGCTCTCCATTTCCTTCACCGAATCGAAGCTCACTGTTGACTACTACAAGAATACATGCCCCGAATTTCAGAGAATCGTCCGGGAGACGGTGACCCTGAAGCAATCTGCGCAACCCACCACAGCAGCAGGCACTCTCCGTGTCTTCTTCCATGACTGCATGGTGGAGGGCTGTGATGCATCAATACTAATTGCCTCAAACCATTTCAATGTGGCGGAGCGCGACGCTGAGATAAACCACTCCCTATCTGCAGATGCCTTTGACCTTGTGACCCGTGCCAAGACAGCCCTTGAGCTCACCTGCCCCGGCATTGTGTCATGTGCTGACATTCTCGCAGAAGCAGCACGAGACCTTGTGACAATGGCGGGTGGTCCATACTACAAAGTGCGCTTGGGACGCAAAGATGGTTTTGTTTCCAAAGCTTCAAGGGTGGAGGGGAATCTAGCCAGAGCCAACCAAACTATGGATTCCATCATCAACCTCTTCGCTGCTAAAGGGTTTACAGTCGAAGAAATGGTTGCTTTAACCGGTGCACACACAATTGGGTTCTCTCACTGCAAGGAATTCACAGACCGGCTTTTCCATTACAGCAAAACCACCCCAACAGACCCAGAGCTCCACCCAAAGTTGGCCGAAGGATTGAAGAGGACTTGTGCCAATTACACAACAGACACAACCATGTCTGCCTTCAACGATGTGATCACACCAGGCAAGTTTGATAACGTCTACTATCAAAATCTTAAGAGGGGGCTGGGGCTCTTGTCTTCAGACCATGCTCTGGTTAAGGACCCAAGAACAAGGCCTTTGGTTGAGCTGTACTCTACAAACCAGGCTGCATTCTTCAAAGCTTTTGCTCGTGCCATGGAGAAGGTTAGTATTCATGAAATCAAGACCGGGCGTAAGGGAGAGGTGAGGCACAGGTGTGATGCGTTTAACTCCATTAGCGCTTAG